CGCAGTGGTATCAGAATTGACATGTGTAGGATAGGCGGGAGCCTTTGAAGCCGGGACGCCAGTCTCGGTGGAGGCATCCTTGAAATACCGCCCTTGTGAATTTTGATATCTAACCGCGGCCCGTTATCCGGGTCCGGGACCCTGCGTGGTGGGTAGTTTGACTGGGGCGGTCGCCTCCCAAAGAGTAACGGAGGCGCGCGATGGTAGGCTCAAGACGGTCGGAAATCGTCTGATGAGTGCAATGGCAAAAGCCTGCCTGACTGCGACACCGACAGGTGGAGCAGAGACGAAAGTCGGTCATAGTGATCCGGTGGTCCCGAGTGGAAGGGCCATCGCTCAACGGATAAAAGGTACGCCGGGGATAACAGGCTGATACCCCCCAAGAGTCCACATCGACGGGGGTGTTTGGCACCTCGATGTCGGCTCATCACATCCTGGGGCTGGAGCAGGTCCCAAGGGTATGGCTGTTCGCCATTTAAAGTGGTACGTGAGCTGGGTTTAGAACGTCGTGAGACAGTTCGGTCCCTATCTGCCGTGGGTGTACGAGACTTGAGAGGAGCTGTCCCTAGTACGAGAGGACCGGGATGGACGCACCTCTGGTGGACCAGTTGTCACGCCAGTGGCACAGCTGGGTAGCTATGTGCGGACGGGATAACCGCTGAAGGCATCTAAGCGGGAAGCCCCCCTCAAAACTAGGTCTCGCTGAGAGCCGTGGTAGACCACCACGTTAATAGGCCGGGTGTGGAAGTGTGGCAACACATGCAGCTTACCGGTACTAATCGCTCGATCGGCTTCATCATCTCCTCGCCGCATACAGCGGCAAGGATCTCAATCAATCGCTGATGAACTCGACCAACCCATAACATAACGCAACTATAAAAGACTTCTTGTGCTTCACTGTGTATCGACGACCTGGTGGCTATGGCGAGGGAGGATCCACCCGATCCCATCCCGAACTCGGAAGTGAAAGCCCTCTGCGCCGATGGTACTTTGGCTTAAGCCACGGGAGAGTAGGTCGCTGCCAGGTCTTCCATACACAGTCTTACCTATTCACTCTTCCAATCCATCCCCTATAAAAAATAAATCCCATAGGGGATTAAAAACTCTGACGCGGGGTGGAGCAGCCCGGTAGCTCGTCAGGCTCATAACCTGAAGGTCGTCAGTTCAAATCTGGCCCCCGCAACCAGCACAAAGCCCTACACCATAGGTGTGGGGCTTTTGCTTTATAACCTGACCTCTCCACCAGAAAGGAATAAAACGGCCTGCCGCCAGCTAGGCCGGTTTTGTGTTTGAGGCCCATTGCACTCCCCTACAACGACGGTCGCACGCACATAAGGGCGCGCGACTGGACCAAAAAGGCAGCCTTGGGGAAATATTCAGGCTGGTTTGCTTGGCGAAAGGCAGCTTCCGGTTTTCCCTATTTGTGCTGAAATCTACCCCTGTGACATTTTGGCGAAGGGGCGCCTCTTGACATTCATCTGATGAATCTGGCATTAGGTCATCAGATGAATTTTCGGTATTCAGGACCGTTCGATGAAAGCAAAGCTGCTATGGGATGGTTTTCTCGAATGGACATAAAAATTAATCAGATGAATATCGAATGTCTGTGGGAGAATTTGTTTCATGAAGGCGACAGCGGAAAAGCCGCTGCAAGTGCGCGTCCAGACAGCGATCAGGGACCTGATCCGCGCCCAGGGGCTTGTGGCCGGTGATCAATTACCGACGGAAGGTGAGCTGACAAGCCTGCTTGATGTGGGGCGGTCGACCCTGCGTGAGGCGATGGCCAACCTGGAAAGTCAGGGCCTGCTTCAGCGTATTCAGGGTAAGGGCACATTCATCAGACAAATCCCGTTGGTCCTGGAAAACGGGATTGATGAGCTGCGCTCCGTCTCCGAACATATTCGAGCCGTCGGCGCCACACCTTCTACCAGTCGCATCGAAATTCAGGTGATTGAGGCAAGCGACCTGCTGGCGGAAAAGCTGCAGGTGGAGGAAGGCGCACCGCTGGTGCGGATCGAACGCGTGCGGCGCGCCGATGGGGCCATTGCTGCCTTTTGTATCGATATCCTGCCGAAATCACTGGTGCCGGGGATCGAGAGCGAGGACTTCCGAGGGTCGCTGTTTGAGATGTTTTCCGGCGGCGGCAACAATCCTTCCTATGCGGAAAGCAATCTTCGGCCAACCATTCTGACGCGCCGCGATTTTCCGGAAATGAAAAGTGAGATCGGCCTGTTCCTGCTGTTTGAAGAAGTCTTCTACGACGATAACGGAACGCCGATCTGCTACAGCAACGACTATTACAGCGCGGATATCTTTGACTTCCGCATTGTGCGTAAACGCTAGTGTTACCTGGGGTGA
The Aestuariispira ectoiniformans genome window above contains:
- a CDS encoding GntR family transcriptional regulator, whose amino-acid sequence is MKATAEKPLQVRVQTAIRDLIRAQGLVAGDQLPTEGELTSLLDVGRSTLREAMANLESQGLLQRIQGKGTFIRQIPLVLENGIDELRSVSEHIRAVGATPSTSRIEIQVIEASDLLAEKLQVEEGAPLVRIERVRRADGAIAAFCIDILPKSLVPGIESEDFRGSLFEMFSGGGNNPSYAESNLRPTILTRRDFPEMKSEIGLFLLFEEVFYDDNGTPICYSNDYYSADIFDFRIVRKR